In a single window of the Streptomyces sp. HUAS ZL42 genome:
- a CDS encoding zinc-binding alcohol dehydrogenase family protein: protein MRAWSVTAPGPVEKGPLRFVERPVPVPEADELLVHVRACGVCRTDLHVTEGDLPVHRSGVTPGHEVVGVVAGRGADVNGFAVGDRVGVAWLRGTCGTCAYCARGAENLCPRSRYTGWDADGGYAEYTTVPAAFAHRLPGGLDDVALAPLLCAGIIGYRALRRAALPPGGRLGLYGFGGSAHLCAQVALAEGATVHVLTRGAAARRLALELGAASARDAYETPPEPLDSAILFAPVGDLVPVALRALDRGGVLSIAGIHLSDVPPLHYESELFYEKEIRSVTSNTRADAREFLTLAARHGVRATTHTYPLSRAAQALRDLKDGRFDGAAVLVNDLS from the coding sequence ATGCGCGCGTGGTCGGTGACGGCGCCGGGACCGGTGGAGAAGGGGCCTCTCCGGTTCGTCGAGAGGCCGGTGCCCGTGCCCGAGGCCGATGAGCTGCTCGTGCACGTGCGGGCGTGCGGCGTGTGCCGTACGGATCTGCACGTCACCGAGGGCGACCTGCCGGTGCACCGGTCCGGGGTGACGCCCGGGCACGAGGTGGTGGGCGTGGTGGCGGGGCGCGGGGCGGACGTGAACGGCTTCGCCGTCGGCGACCGGGTGGGCGTGGCCTGGCTGCGCGGCACCTGCGGCACCTGCGCCTACTGCGCGCGGGGCGCGGAGAACCTGTGCCCGCGGTCGCGGTACACCGGCTGGGACGCCGACGGCGGCTACGCGGAGTACACGACGGTTCCGGCGGCGTTCGCCCACCGGCTGCCCGGCGGCCTCGACGACGTGGCGCTCGCGCCGCTGCTGTGCGCCGGCATCATCGGCTACCGGGCACTGCGGCGCGCCGCGCTGCCGCCGGGCGGGAGGCTCGGACTGTACGGCTTCGGGGGCAGCGCCCATCTGTGCGCGCAGGTGGCGCTGGCCGAGGGCGCCACCGTGCACGTCCTGACCCGGGGTGCGGCCGCTCGCCGTCTCGCGCTGGAGCTCGGGGCCGCCTCGGCCCGCGACGCGTACGAGACGCCCCCGGAGCCCCTGGACAGCGCGATCCTGTTCGCCCCCGTCGGCGACCTGGTGCCGGTGGCGCTGCGGGCCCTCGACCGGGGCGGGGTGCTGTCGATCGCCGGCATCCACCTGAGCGACGTACCGCCCCTGCACTACGAGAGCGAGCTGTTCTACGAGAAGGAGATCCGCAGCGTCACCTCCAACACACGTGCGGACGCCCGGGAGTTCCTGACCCTGGCCGCCCGGCACGGCGTCCGCGCGACCACGCACACCTATCCGCTGTCGCGGGCCGCTCAGGCGCTGCGGGACCTCAAGGACGGGCGCTTCGACGGGGCCGCGGTGCTGGTGAACGACCTGTCCTGA
- a CDS encoding DUF6328 family protein, whose product MVEADRRTGRDETADERADRMWGDLIQEVRVAQTGVQILFGFLLTVVFTPKYDRLEDTDQTIYIVTVVLGAAATGALIGPVSLHRLVSGRRIKPQAVQWASRLTFVGLLLLLATMTAALLLILRVATHNAYVPWLVAAVVTWYLLCWFALPLWTRRRHTTR is encoded by the coding sequence ATGGTGGAGGCAGACAGGCGGACGGGACGTGACGAGACAGCGGACGAACGGGCGGACCGCATGTGGGGCGACCTCATCCAGGAGGTCCGCGTGGCCCAGACGGGCGTCCAGATCCTTTTCGGCTTCCTGCTCACCGTCGTGTTCACACCGAAGTACGACCGGCTGGAGGACACGGACCAGACCATCTACATCGTGACGGTCGTCCTGGGCGCGGCCGCCACCGGCGCCCTGATCGGACCGGTGTCCCTGCACCGCCTGGTGTCCGGACGGCGGATCAAACCGCAGGCGGTGCAGTGGGCCTCCCGGCTGACCTTCGTCGGCCTGCTGCTCCTTCTCGCCACGATGACGGCCGCGCTCCTGCTGATTCTCCGGGTCGCCACCCACAACGCCTATGTGCCCTGGCTGGTGGCGGCCGTCGTCACCTGGTACCTGCTGTGCTGGTTCGCGCTGCCGCTGTGGACACGGCGCCGCCATACGACGAGGTGA
- a CDS encoding tyrosinase family protein — protein sequence MTVRKNQAHLTAEEKRRLVAALLELKRSGRYDTFVTTHNAFILGDSDNGERTGHRSPSFLPWHRRFLLEFERALQSVDATVALPYWDWTADRTARASLWAPDFLGGTGRSRDGQVMDGPFAASTGNWAINVRVDGRTYLRRSLGAGGRALPTRAEVDSVLAMATYDMPPWNSASDGFRNHLEGWRGVNLHNRVHVWVGGQMATGVSPNDPVFWLHHAYVDKLWAEWQRRHPGSGYLPAGATPDVVDLGETMKPWNDTTPADLLDHTTHYTFDA from the coding sequence ATGACCGTCCGCAAGAACCAGGCCCACCTGACCGCCGAGGAGAAGCGCCGCCTCGTCGCCGCCCTCCTGGAGCTCAAGCGCAGCGGCCGCTACGACACCTTCGTCACCACGCACAACGCCTTCATCCTGGGCGACAGCGACAACGGCGAGCGCACCGGCCACCGTTCGCCGTCCTTCCTGCCCTGGCACCGCAGATTCCTGCTGGAGTTCGAGCGGGCCCTGCAGTCGGTGGACGCCACGGTCGCGCTGCCGTACTGGGACTGGACCGCCGACCGCACCGCGCGCGCCTCCCTGTGGGCGCCGGACTTCCTCGGGGGCACCGGGCGCAGCCGCGACGGCCAGGTGATGGACGGGCCGTTCGCCGCGTCCACGGGCAACTGGGCGATCAACGTGCGCGTGGACGGCCGTACGTACCTACGGCGTTCGCTCGGCGCGGGCGGCCGCGCCCTGCCGACCCGGGCCGAGGTGGACTCCGTACTGGCGATGGCGACGTACGACATGCCGCCCTGGAACAGCGCGTCGGACGGCTTCCGCAATCACCTTGAGGGGTGGCGTGGAGTCAACCTGCACAACCGGGTCCACGTGTGGGTCGGCGGGCAGATGGCCACCGGCGTCTCCCCGAACGACCCCGTGTTCTGGCTGCACCACGCCTATGTCGACAAGCTGTGGGCGGAGTGGCAGCGCAGGCATCCCGGCTCCGGCTATCTGCCGGCCGGCGCGACGCCGGACGTGGTCGACCTCGGCGAGACGATGAAACCGTGGAACGACACGACTCCGGCGGACCTGCTCGACCACACGACCCACTACACGTTCGACGCCTGA
- a CDS encoding DUF2238 domain-containing protein: MLPAVLGWAVVAGLALSAWNPHDRMTWFLETVWVVVGLPLIVLRWRRFPLTNLLCCLLAVHAMVLALGGHYTYAQVPLGDWVRDTFGLERNPYDRFGHLMQGFVPAVLVRELLSRTSPLRASRWLAPLTVCACLAFSAVFEMFEWAAAVIGGQAADAFLATQGDVWDTQWDMFCALIGATVSVLVLSRLHDRQLAALSVTSSYGGAVSTAAARTSTAGTR; the protein is encoded by the coding sequence ATGCTGCCCGCCGTTCTCGGCTGGGCCGTGGTGGCGGGGCTGGCCCTGTCCGCCTGGAATCCGCACGACCGGATGACGTGGTTCCTGGAGACCGTGTGGGTCGTCGTGGGGCTGCCGCTGATCGTCCTGAGGTGGCGGCGGTTCCCGCTGACGAACCTGCTGTGCTGCCTGCTGGCGGTGCACGCGATGGTGCTCGCGCTGGGCGGTCACTACACGTATGCGCAGGTGCCGCTGGGCGACTGGGTGCGGGACACGTTCGGGCTCGAGCGCAATCCCTACGACCGGTTCGGGCATCTGATGCAGGGATTCGTGCCCGCCGTCCTGGTACGGGAGCTGCTGAGCCGCACCTCGCCCCTGCGCGCAAGCCGCTGGCTGGCCCCGCTGACGGTGTGCGCGTGCCTCGCGTTCAGCGCGGTCTTCGAGATGTTCGAGTGGGCGGCCGCCGTGATCGGCGGGCAGGCGGCGGACGCGTTCCTGGCCACCCAGGGTGACGTGTGGGACACGCAGTGGGACATGTTCTGCGCCCTGATCGGGGCCACGGTCTCGGTCCTGGTACTGAGCCGGCTGCACGACCGCCAGCTCGCCGCGTTGTCTGTCACCTCGTCGTATGGCGGCGCCGTGTCCACAGCGGCAGCGCGAACCAGCACAGCAGGTACCAGGTGA
- a CDS encoding aldo/keto reductase: MDEREFTRSGQHASVVGLGTWQLGADWGDVDDKEALAVLETAAESGVTFFDTADVYGDGRSEQTIATFLSSRPDLHVLVATKMGRRVEQIPENYVLDNFRAWNDRSRRNLGVDRIDLVQLHCPPTPVYSTDEVFDALDTLVAEERIAHYGVSVETCAEALTAIARPGVASVQIILNPFRMKPLREVLPAAREAGVGIIARVPLASGLLSGKYTKDTVFPADDHRTYNRHGESFDQGETFSGVDYESGVEAAAEFAALAPEGFTPAQLALRWIIQQPGVSTVIPGARSPEQARANAAAAGLPELSGETLAAIQDLYDRRIKAQVEGRW; this comes from the coding sequence ATGGACGAGCGCGAATTCACCAGGTCGGGTCAGCACGCATCCGTGGTCGGTCTCGGCACATGGCAGCTGGGCGCCGACTGGGGAGACGTCGACGACAAGGAAGCCCTTGCCGTACTGGAGACGGCGGCCGAGTCGGGGGTGACCTTCTTCGACACCGCCGACGTCTACGGCGACGGACGCAGCGAGCAGACCATTGCCACGTTCCTGAGCAGCAGGCCCGATCTGCATGTGCTGGTCGCGACGAAGATGGGCCGCCGCGTCGAGCAGATCCCCGAGAACTACGTCCTGGACAACTTCCGCGCCTGGAACGACCGCTCCCGGCGCAACCTCGGAGTCGACCGCATCGACCTCGTACAGCTGCACTGCCCGCCGACCCCCGTCTACTCCACGGACGAGGTGTTCGACGCCCTGGACACCCTGGTCGCCGAGGAGCGCATCGCCCACTACGGCGTCAGCGTCGAGACCTGTGCGGAGGCGCTCACCGCGATCGCCCGGCCGGGTGTGGCGAGCGTGCAGATCATCCTCAACCCCTTCCGCATGAAGCCCCTGCGCGAGGTGCTTCCCGCGGCACGTGAGGCGGGCGTCGGGATCATCGCCCGCGTCCCGCTCGCCTCCGGCCTGCTGTCGGGCAAGTACACCAAGGACACCGTCTTCCCCGCCGACGACCACCGCACCTACAACCGGCACGGGGAGTCCTTCGACCAGGGCGAGACCTTCTCGGGAGTCGACTACGAGAGCGGCGTCGAGGCGGCCGCCGAGTTCGCCGCCCTCGCACCCGAGGGGTTCACCCCGGCCCAGCTGGCGCTGCGCTGGATCATCCAGCAGCCCGGCGTGTCCACGGTCATTCCCGGCGCCCGCTCTCCCGAACAGGCCCGCGCCAACGCGGCCGCCGCCGGGCTGCCGGAGCTGTCCGGCGAGACGCTCGCGGCGATCCAGGACCTCTACGACCGCCGGATCAAGGCCCAGGTGGAGGGCCGCTGGTGA
- a CDS encoding MFS transporter → MALPAPIPDDPPATTDRRTSPPGRAALPALRSRLTIPVLAFGGILMAVMQTVVVPLLPDLPRLTGASPGTVSWMVTATLLSGAVLTPVLGRAGDMYGKRRVLLAAFALMAAGSVICALTSEIGVLIAARALQGAASAVVPLSISILRDELPAERRGSAVALMSSTVGIGAALGLPAAAVVVQYANWHVMFWVTGALGATGVALTRWAVPESPAREPGRFDVPGALGLAAGLGCLLLGVSQGGPWGWGSTRTLGLFGAAGVILGLWSWQQLRARLPLVDLRLVSRPRVGLPHVAALLTGFAFYANSLLTAQLVQAPRATGYGLGLSIVETGLCLLPGGVIMLLISPVSARMSQARGPRVTLALGAAVIALGYAVRIADSRELWMIIVGAGVVAIGTTLAYTALPSLILHAVPAGQTASANGVNVLMRTIGQATSSAAVAAVLVHHTRPVGGAPVPTLHGYLPAFALAGAIALVACAVALTIPGDPANEGP, encoded by the coding sequence ATGGCATTGCCCGCCCCGATACCCGACGACCCACCCGCCACCACCGACCGCCGGACGAGCCCACCCGGCCGGGCGGCCCTCCCGGCGCTGCGCAGCCGGCTCACCATCCCCGTGCTGGCGTTCGGCGGGATCCTCATGGCCGTCATGCAGACAGTCGTCGTCCCGCTGCTGCCGGACCTGCCCCGCCTCACCGGCGCCTCGCCGGGCACCGTCTCCTGGATGGTGACGGCCACACTCCTGTCGGGTGCCGTGCTCACCCCGGTCCTCGGCCGTGCCGGGGACATGTACGGCAAGCGGCGGGTGCTGCTCGCGGCCTTCGCGCTCATGGCGGCCGGCTCGGTGATCTGCGCCCTGACCTCAGAGATCGGCGTGCTGATCGCGGCGCGCGCCCTGCAGGGCGCCGCCTCCGCCGTCGTACCGCTGTCCATCAGCATCCTGCGCGACGAACTGCCCGCGGAGCGCCGGGGTTCCGCGGTGGCGCTGATGAGCTCCACGGTCGGCATCGGCGCGGCGCTGGGGCTGCCGGCCGCGGCCGTGGTCGTCCAGTACGCCAACTGGCACGTCATGTTCTGGGTGACCGGCGCCCTCGGCGCGACGGGCGTCGCGCTGACCCGGTGGGCGGTGCCGGAGTCCCCCGCGCGCGAGCCCGGCCGCTTCGACGTGCCGGGCGCGCTCGGGCTGGCCGCCGGCCTCGGCTGCCTGCTGCTGGGAGTGTCGCAGGGCGGGCCGTGGGGGTGGGGCAGTACCCGGACCCTCGGACTGTTCGGCGCTGCGGGCGTGATCCTGGGCCTGTGGTCGTGGCAGCAGCTGCGCGCCCGGCTGCCCCTGGTCGATCTGCGGCTGGTGTCGCGGCCGCGGGTCGGCCTGCCCCATGTCGCCGCTCTCCTGACCGGGTTCGCCTTCTACGCCAACTCCCTCCTGACGGCCCAGCTGGTGCAGGCGCCCCGGGCGACCGGATACGGGCTCGGGCTGTCCATCGTGGAGACGGGCCTGTGCCTGCTGCCCGGCGGCGTCATCATGCTGCTGATCTCGCCCGTCTCGGCGCGGATGTCGCAGGCACGCGGCCCGCGGGTCACGCTGGCCCTCGGTGCCGCGGTCATCGCCCTGGGCTACGCGGTGCGCATCGCGGACAGCCGCGAACTCTGGATGATCATCGTCGGAGCGGGGGTGGTGGCCATCGGCACCACCCTCGCCTACACGGCCCTGCCGTCCCTGATCCTGCACGCCGTCCCGGCCGGGCAGACCGCCTCCGCCAACGGCGTCAACGTCCTGATGCGCACCATCGGCCAGGCCACCTCCAGCGCCGCCGTCGCAGCGGTGCTGGTGCACCACACGCGGCCGGTCGGCGGGGCGCCGGTGCCGACGCTGCACGGCTATCTGCCGGCGTTCGCCCTCGCGGGCGCGATCGCCCTGGTGGCGTGCGCGGTGGCGCTGACCATCCCCGGCGACCCGGCGAACGAGGGACCATGA
- a CDS encoding TetR family transcriptional regulator encodes MNAVSTPSTHAPARRDAEATKAAILRAARYLLARHAHADITLKAVADRAGVSPPLILKYFGNKDTLFARVMSFETDADALLDAPLPELGRHMVRHVLLSQRERGADPLLRIAFAPLHGDHGDILRANFRTQVTERLATRLTGPDAGLRAELAVATLLGLGVMFGIARGTELRATPLDDIVDRYAPTVQTHLTP; translated from the coding sequence ATGAATGCCGTGAGCACTCCCTCCACGCACGCACCGGCCCGACGCGACGCCGAGGCCACCAAGGCGGCCATACTGCGCGCCGCCCGGTACCTCCTCGCCCGGCACGCCCATGCCGACATCACCCTCAAGGCGGTCGCCGACCGCGCCGGGGTGAGTCCGCCGCTGATCCTCAAATACTTCGGCAACAAGGACACCCTGTTCGCCCGTGTCATGTCCTTCGAGACCGACGCCGACGCCCTGCTGGACGCCCCACTGCCCGAGCTCGGCCGCCACATGGTCCGCCATGTACTCCTCAGCCAGCGGGAACGCGGCGCCGACCCGCTGCTGCGGATCGCGTTCGCACCCCTGCACGGCGACCACGGCGACATCCTCCGCGCCAACTTCCGCACCCAGGTCACCGAACGCCTCGCCACCCGTCTCACCGGTCCCGACGCCGGTTTGCGCGCCGAACTCGCCGTCGCCACCCTGCTCGGCCTCGGCGTGATGTTCGGCATCGCCCGCGGCACCGAACTCCGGGCCACCCCGCTCGACGACATCGTGGACCGCTACGCCCCCACCGTGCAGACACACCTCACACCCTGA
- a CDS encoding ribonuclease H, translated as MIVRMRERVVAACDGASKGNPGPAGWAWVVADDSETPARWEAGPLGRATNNVAELTALERLLAATDPAVPLEVRMDSQYAMKAVTTWLPGWKRNGWKTAAGKPVANQELVVRIDELLSGRSVDFRYVPAHQVDGDRLNDFADRAASQAASVQEAAGSDLGSPEPPPSPDTPKPRSGRPSGAKSPRRNGASSSRTIKAKFPGRCPCGRSYAAGEPIAKNAQGWGHPDCRTVEPDQASNV; from the coding sequence ATGATCGTACGCATGCGTGAACGTGTGGTGGCCGCGTGCGACGGGGCTTCGAAGGGGAACCCCGGTCCGGCGGGCTGGGCCTGGGTGGTCGCGGACGACTCGGAGACTCCGGCCCGCTGGGAGGCCGGGCCGCTCGGCAGGGCGACCAACAACGTCGCCGAACTCACCGCCCTGGAGCGTCTGCTGGCGGCGACCGACCCTGCCGTGCCGCTCGAGGTCCGCATGGACTCGCAGTACGCCATGAAGGCGGTCACGACCTGGCTGCCCGGCTGGAAGCGCAACGGCTGGAAGACGGCGGCGGGCAAGCCGGTCGCCAACCAGGAGCTGGTGGTGCGCATCGACGAGCTGCTCAGCGGCCGCTCCGTCGACTTCCGCTACGTCCCCGCCCACCAGGTCGACGGCGACCGGCTCAACGACTTCGCCGACCGGGCCGCCAGTCAGGCGGCGAGCGTGCAGGAGGCCGCGGGCAGCGACCTGGGCTCACCCGAGCCGCCGCCCTCGCCCGACACTCCGAAGCCGAGGTCCGGCCGGCCCTCCGGAGCCAAGTCGCCCCGGCGCAACGGCGCTTCCTCGTCCCGCACGATCAAGGCGAAGTTCCCCGGCCGCTGTCCGTGCGGCCGCTCGTACGCCGCCGGTGAGCCGATCGCGAAGAACGCCCAGGGCTGGGGCCACCCGGACTGCCGTACCGTCGAGCCTGATCAGGCGTCGAACGTGTAG
- a CDS encoding tyrosinase cofactor, with protein sequence MPELSRRRALTAAAALAATAGALSLTAPTARAAEHDHASPEPFDEVYKGRRIQGRPAAGSGHHHGAGYAVFVDGVELHVMRNADGTWISVVGHYDPVPTPRAAARAAVDELRGARLVPFPAN encoded by the coding sequence ATGCCCGAACTCAGCCGCCGCCGCGCGCTCACCGCCGCTGCCGCCCTCGCCGCGACCGCCGGCGCCCTGTCGCTCACCGCGCCGACCGCACGGGCCGCCGAACACGACCACGCCTCGCCCGAACCCTTCGACGAGGTCTACAAGGGCCGCCGCATACAGGGCCGGCCGGCGGCCGGAAGCGGTCACCACCACGGCGCCGGTTACGCCGTGTTCGTCGACGGCGTGGAACTGCACGTGATGCGGAACGCCGACGGCACCTGGATCAGCGTGGTCGGCCACTACGACCCGGTACCCACCCCGCGCGCCGCCGCACGTGCCGCGGTCGACGAACTGCGGGGCGCCCGGCTCGTCCCGTTCCCCGCCAACTGA
- a CDS encoding VOC family protein has translation MAVQPEGTPCWADAMFSDVEGAKSFYGDVLGWSFGEASSEYGNYTQAYVNGKAVAAVVPPMPGQEGQSQWCLYFASADAAATAVKIRENGGEVLMEPMQVGEFGTMCLGREPSGAVFGVWQAGTHEGFEAPPEQPGAFCWAEVFTREPEKTDAFLPAVFGYSAKQLQDEAVDFRLFNLGDDTVLGRMKMTDEFPPEVPSYINVYFTVDNCDDAVAKATKLGAVLRFGPMDTPFGRFAALSDLQGANFSVIDVTTTAGEMPQSVDVP, from the coding sequence ATGGCCGTGCAACCTGAGGGAACCCCCTGCTGGGCCGACGCGATGTTCAGCGACGTCGAGGGGGCCAAGAGCTTCTACGGCGACGTCCTCGGCTGGAGCTTCGGCGAGGCGTCGTCGGAGTACGGCAATTACACCCAGGCCTATGTGAACGGCAAGGCGGTCGCCGCGGTCGTACCGCCGATGCCGGGCCAGGAGGGCCAGTCGCAGTGGTGCCTCTACTTCGCCTCCGCCGACGCCGCCGCCACCGCGGTGAAGATCCGCGAGAACGGCGGTGAGGTGCTGATGGAGCCGATGCAGGTCGGCGAGTTCGGCACCATGTGCCTGGGCCGCGAGCCCAGCGGCGCCGTGTTCGGGGTGTGGCAGGCGGGCACCCACGAGGGCTTCGAGGCGCCGCCCGAGCAACCCGGCGCGTTCTGCTGGGCCGAGGTCTTCACGCGTGAGCCGGAGAAGACGGACGCGTTCCTCCCCGCGGTCTTCGGCTACTCGGCGAAGCAGCTGCAGGACGAAGCCGTCGACTTCCGCCTGTTCAACCTCGGCGACGACACGGTCCTCGGCCGGATGAAGATGACGGACGAGTTCCCGCCCGAGGTCCCGTCGTACATCAACGTCTACTTCACCGTCGACAACTGCGACGACGCCGTCGCGAAGGCGACCAAGCTCGGCGCCGTTCTGCGGTTCGGACCGATGGACACGCCGTTCGGCCGGTTCGCCGCCCTCAGCGACCTGCAGGGCGCGAACTTCTCGGTGATCGACGTCACGACGACCGCGGGTGAGATGCCGCAGTCCGTCGACGTCCCCTAG
- a CDS encoding LLM class F420-dependent oxidoreductase produces the protein MVQIGYTMMTEQAGPRELVDHLVRAEEAGFDFSVTSDHYFPWLRSQGHSPYAWSVLGAAAQATSRIPLMTYVTCPTFRYHPAVVAQKAATMQLLSRGRFRLGLGSGENLNEHVVGGGWPSVDVRHDMLEEAVEIIRALFEGGHVNHRGTHFDVESARLWDLPDEPPPLGIATSGEQSCALAGRLADLVIATEPERGLLEAFDRHGGAGKPRVGQLPVCHDPNRDTAVKRAHAQFRWFGGGWMVNSELPHPDSFESATQYVTPDDVASSIPCGDDPEDFVEAVRPYAEAGFTEIALVQIGGEAQEPYLDWAEKTLLPALRDAFA, from the coding sequence ATGGTGCAGATCGGATACACGATGATGACCGAGCAGGCCGGCCCGCGTGAGCTCGTGGACCATCTGGTCCGTGCCGAGGAGGCGGGCTTCGACTTCTCCGTGACCTCGGACCACTACTTTCCGTGGCTGCGCTCGCAGGGCCACTCGCCGTACGCGTGGAGCGTGCTGGGCGCGGCCGCGCAGGCGACCTCGCGGATCCCGCTGATGACCTACGTGACGTGTCCGACCTTCCGCTATCACCCGGCGGTGGTGGCGCAGAAGGCGGCCACGATGCAACTGCTGTCCCGGGGCCGCTTCCGGCTGGGCCTCGGCTCCGGGGAGAACCTCAACGAGCATGTGGTGGGCGGTGGTTGGCCTTCCGTGGACGTGCGGCACGACATGCTCGAGGAGGCCGTGGAGATCATCCGCGCGCTCTTCGAGGGCGGGCATGTGAACCACCGCGGCACCCACTTCGACGTGGAGTCGGCCCGGCTGTGGGATCTGCCCGACGAGCCGCCGCCCCTGGGCATCGCCACCTCGGGCGAGCAGTCCTGCGCCCTCGCGGGCAGGCTCGCCGACCTGGTCATCGCCACCGAGCCGGAACGAGGTCTGCTGGAGGCGTTCGACCGGCACGGCGGCGCGGGCAAGCCGCGCGTGGGCCAACTCCCGGTGTGTCACGACCCGAACCGGGACACCGCGGTGAAGCGGGCGCACGCACAGTTCCGCTGGTTCGGCGGCGGCTGGATGGTCAACTCGGAGCTACCGCACCCGGATTCCTTCGAGTCCGCCACGCAGTACGTCACCCCGGACGACGTGGCCTCATCGATCCCGTGCGGCGACGACCCGGAGGACTTCGTCGAGGCGGTACGCCCGTACGCCGAGGCCGGGTTCACCGAGATCGCCCTGGTGCAGATCGGGGGCGAGGCGCAGGAGCCGTATCTCGACTGGGCGGAGAAGACGCTGCTGCCCGCACTCCGGGACGCTTTCGCCTGA